One segment of Salvelinus alpinus chromosome 1, SLU_Salpinus.1, whole genome shotgun sequence DNA contains the following:
- the LOC139573658 gene encoding pyridoxal-dependent decarboxylase domain-containing protein 1-like isoform X1, with protein sequence MMVDPTLAEMGKNLNEAMKILEDGRKASDLDADRRQFSRSSIPGPLQGDGQDVASILQLVQNLMHEDEEEDNPSHRRMQNVGEQGHMALLGHSLAAYISVLDRERLRKLITRIASDTTLWLCRLFRYESGSAYYHEDDREGLLKVCRLVINTRYEDYSTEGYTVLNSRQPVIYQSATCRPGLGQHLCSQLGLPLSSLCTVPCNTMFGSQHQMDIALLDKLIREDVETGKLPLLLIANAGTPGAGHTDKLGRLKELCEQYGMWLHIEGVNLATLALGEVSSPVTAATRSDSMTLTLGPWLGLPAVPAVTLYRHEDPALSLAAGLTSSQPVEKLRALPLWLSLQYLGHDGIVEKIRHAVELSQQLLEKLKTLASIKTSGVVSLSRIPPISGGSLRDLLGSLILSIVEDELNSPVVVFRFSQETSAESSGGSVEGYFAGEREVLDSLNRWLCERLAQLVPASGVDIVELEDEGTCVRFTPLMTAAALGTQRCDVDLLVERLTELVPVLNCTLRLRLDFREEVYRHSALSYIEDLSWPGLGAVRYEPRIEELNDSKRQLEVEKINSELLVKLGDLDADLIFSTGLEFGPEKDCIFIGMATEDLDVAELVDTIAALGRDIEENGRLLENMTEVVRKGIQEAELQLQKDNQDKLMEEGVLRQIPLVGSVLNWFSPFQSTVKGRTFNLAAGSLDSTEPIYSMKAQTGGLASPETPTSSAKRLPGQRLFRREGAGGSDSHSETSSVGQAEDLSRERFPQPTTPNPPSLVPDEAVSVAPESPETPQVLAEPEPTQDNGESLDDWERSRTTGRNQDFRMESSLSL encoded by the exons ATGATGGTCGACCCCACACTCGCTGAGATGGGCAAGAACCTCAATGAGGCCATGAAGATCTTGGAGGATGGCCGAAA GGCATCAGATCTGGATGCAGATAGACGACAGTTCAGCAGGAGTAGTATCCCTGGACCCCTACAGGGAGA TGGGCAGGATGTGGCCAGTATACTCCAGCTGGTCCAGAATCTCATGCatgaagatgaggaggaagataACCCAAGCCATCG CAGGATGCAGAATGTCGGAGAGCAGGGTCACATGGCGTTGCTAGGACACAGCCTAGCAGCCTACATCTCAGTGCTGGACAGGGAGAGACTCAGGAAGCTGATCACACGCATCGCGTCTGACACAACACTCTGGCTCTGCAGACTCTTCAG GTATGAGAGTGGCTCAGCATACTACCATGAAGATGACAGAGAGGGCCTGCTGAAGGTGTGTCGCCTGGTCATCAACACCCGCTATGAGGACTACTCCACAGAGGGCTACACCGTGCTCAACTCCAGACAGCCTGTCATTTACCAGAGCGCCACCTGCAGGCCTGGCCTGGGACAGCACCTCTGCAGCCAA CTGGGTCTGCCTCTGTCCAGCCTGTGCACCGTCCCCTGTAACACCATGTTTGGATCCCAGCACCAAATG GATATAGCGTTGCTGGACAAGCTGATTAGAGAGGATGTGGAGACTGGGAAGCTTCCATTGCTGCTGATTGCCAATGCTG GCACCCCTGGGGCGGGACACACAGACAAGCTGGGCCGTCTAAAGGAGCTGTGTGAACAGTATGGCATGTGGCTCCACATAGAAGG GGTCAACTTGGCCACCCTGGCTCTGGGGGAGGTCTCGTCCCCCGTGACG GCGGCCACCAGGAGTGACAGTATGACCCTGACCCTGGGTCCGTGGCTGGGCCTGCCTGCTGTCCCAGCTGTCACCCTCTACAGACACGAGGACCCAGCCCTG TCTCTGGCAGCTGGGTTGACCTCCAGTCAGCCAGTAGAGAAGCTGCGTGCCCTGCCTCTCTGGCTCTCCCTGCAGTACCTGGGCCACGATGGGATAGTGGAGAAGATTAGACACGCTGTAGAGCTC AGCCAACAGCTTCTGGAGAAACTGAAGACTCTGGCTTCCATAAAGACTTCA ggtgtggtgtctctctctcggaTCCCGCCGATCTCAGGGGGCTCTCTACGGGACTTGCTGGGCTCTCTCATTCTGTCTATT GTGGAGGATGAGCTCAACTCTCCAGTAGTAGTGTTTAGGTTCTCCCAGGAGACCAGTGCAG AATCCAGTGGTGGTTCTGTGGAGGGCTACtttgctggagagagagaagtgctAGATTCCCTCAACAGATGG CTGTGTGAGCGGTTGGCACAGCTGGTGCCCGCCAGCGGGGTAGACATAGTGGAGTTGGAGGACGAGGGCACCTGTGTCCGCTTCACCCCTCTTATGACCGccgcag CCCTGGGGACCCAGAGGTGTGACGTGGATCTGCTGGTGGAGCGGTTGACTGAGCTGGTTCCTGTGCTGAACTGTACGCTGCGTCTCAGACTGGACTTCAGAGAGGAGGTGTACCGCCACTCTGCCCTCAGTTACATAGAGGACCTCAGCTGGCCTGGCCTGGGAGCCGTCAG GTATGAGCCGAGGATTGAGGAGCTGAACGACAGTAAGAGACAGTTGGAGGTGGAGAAGATCAACAGTGAGCTGCTGGTGAAACTAGGGGATCTGGATGCAGACCTCATCTTCTCCACCG GCCTGGAGTTCGGACCCGAGAAGGACTGCATATTTATTGGCATGGCAACGGAGGACCTAGACGTTGCAGAGCTAGTGGATACGATAGCCGCCCTGGGGAGGGACATAGAGGAAAACGGCAGG CTATTAGAGAACATGACAGAGGTGGTGAGGAAAGGCATCCAGGAGGCAGAGCTCCAgctccagaaagacaaccaggaCAAACTcatggaggag ggtgtgTTGAGACAGATTCCTCTGGTCGGCTCTGTGTTGAACTGGTTCTCTCCGTTCCAGAGCACTGTGAAGGGCAGAACCTTTAACCTGGCTGCAG GTTCCCTGGACTCCACAGAGCCCATCTACTCCATGAAGGCCCAGACAGGTGGGCTGGCGTCGCCAGAAACCCCTACCTCCTCTGCCAAGAGACTGCCAG GACAGAGGCTGTTCCGGCGCGAGGGTGCAGGAGGCTCTGACTCCCACAGTGAGACAAGCTCCGTGGGCCAGGCTGAGGATCTCTCCAGGGAGAGGTTCCCACAACCCACCACACCCAACCCACCTTCCCTTGTCCCAGACGAGGCGGTTTCCGTGGCCCCTGAGAGTCCAGAGACCCCCCAGGTGCTGGCTGAACCCGAGCCCACGCAGGATAACGGCGAG TCCCTTGATGACTGGGAGAGGTCAAGGACAACGGGAAGGAACCAGGATTTCAGAATGGAATCCAGCCTTAGTCTCTAG
- the LOC139573658 gene encoding pyridoxal-dependent decarboxylase domain-containing protein 1-like isoform X5 — translation MMVDPTLAEMGKNLNEAMKILEDGRKASDLDADRRQFSRSSIPGPLQGDGQDVASILQLVQNLMHEDEEEDNPSHRMQNVGEQGHMALLGHSLAAYISVLDRERLRKLITRIASDTTLWLCRLFRYESGSAYYHEDDREGLLKVCRLVINTRYEDYSTEGYTVLNSRQPVIYQSATCRPGLGQHLCSQLGLPLSSLCTVPCNTMFGSQHQMDIALLDKLIREDVETGKLPLLLIANAGTPGAGHTDKLGRLKELCEQYGMWLHIEGVNLATLALGEVSSPVTAATRSDSMTLTLGPWLGLPAVPAVTLYRHEDPALSLAAGLTSSQPVEKLRALPLWLSLQYLGHDGIVEKIRHAVELSQQLLEKLKTLASIKTSVEDELNSPVVVFRFSQETSAESSGGSVEGYFAGEREVLDSLNRWLCERLAQLVPASGVDIVELEDEGTCVRFTPLMTAAALGTQRCDVDLLVERLTELVPVLNCTLRLRLDFREEVYRHSALSYIEDLSWPGLGAVRYEPRIEELNDSKRQLEVEKINSELLVKLGDLDADLIFSTGLEFGPEKDCIFIGMATEDLDVAELVDTIAALGRDIEENGRLLENMTEVVRKGIQEAELQLQKDNQDKLMEEGVLRQIPLVGSVLNWFSPFQSTVKGRTFNLAAGSLDSTEPIYSMKAQTGGLASPETPTSSAKRLPGQRLFRREGAGGSDSHSETSSVGQAEDLSRERFPQPTTPNPPSLVPDEAVSVAPESPETPQVLAEPEPTQDNGEVGTQEGEEEERWPEGQEAPVEETGR, via the exons ATGATGGTCGACCCCACACTCGCTGAGATGGGCAAGAACCTCAATGAGGCCATGAAGATCTTGGAGGATGGCCGAAA GGCATCAGATCTGGATGCAGATAGACGACAGTTCAGCAGGAGTAGTATCCCTGGACCCCTACAGGGAGA TGGGCAGGATGTGGCCAGTATACTCCAGCTGGTCCAGAATCTCATGCatgaagatgaggaggaagataACCCAAGCCATCG GATGCAGAATGTCGGAGAGCAGGGTCACATGGCGTTGCTAGGACACAGCCTAGCAGCCTACATCTCAGTGCTGGACAGGGAGAGACTCAGGAAGCTGATCACACGCATCGCGTCTGACACAACACTCTGGCTCTGCAGACTCTTCAG GTATGAGAGTGGCTCAGCATACTACCATGAAGATGACAGAGAGGGCCTGCTGAAGGTGTGTCGCCTGGTCATCAACACCCGCTATGAGGACTACTCCACAGAGGGCTACACCGTGCTCAACTCCAGACAGCCTGTCATTTACCAGAGCGCCACCTGCAGGCCTGGCCTGGGACAGCACCTCTGCAGCCAA CTGGGTCTGCCTCTGTCCAGCCTGTGCACCGTCCCCTGTAACACCATGTTTGGATCCCAGCACCAAATG GATATAGCGTTGCTGGACAAGCTGATTAGAGAGGATGTGGAGACTGGGAAGCTTCCATTGCTGCTGATTGCCAATGCTG GCACCCCTGGGGCGGGACACACAGACAAGCTGGGCCGTCTAAAGGAGCTGTGTGAACAGTATGGCATGTGGCTCCACATAGAAGG GGTCAACTTGGCCACCCTGGCTCTGGGGGAGGTCTCGTCCCCCGTGACG GCGGCCACCAGGAGTGACAGTATGACCCTGACCCTGGGTCCGTGGCTGGGCCTGCCTGCTGTCCCAGCTGTCACCCTCTACAGACACGAGGACCCAGCCCTG TCTCTGGCAGCTGGGTTGACCTCCAGTCAGCCAGTAGAGAAGCTGCGTGCCCTGCCTCTCTGGCTCTCCCTGCAGTACCTGGGCCACGATGGGATAGTGGAGAAGATTAGACACGCTGTAGAGCTC AGCCAACAGCTTCTGGAGAAACTGAAGACTCTGGCTTCCATAAAGACTTCA GTGGAGGATGAGCTCAACTCTCCAGTAGTAGTGTTTAGGTTCTCCCAGGAGACCAGTGCAG AATCCAGTGGTGGTTCTGTGGAGGGCTACtttgctggagagagagaagtgctAGATTCCCTCAACAGATGG CTGTGTGAGCGGTTGGCACAGCTGGTGCCCGCCAGCGGGGTAGACATAGTGGAGTTGGAGGACGAGGGCACCTGTGTCCGCTTCACCCCTCTTATGACCGccgcag CCCTGGGGACCCAGAGGTGTGACGTGGATCTGCTGGTGGAGCGGTTGACTGAGCTGGTTCCTGTGCTGAACTGTACGCTGCGTCTCAGACTGGACTTCAGAGAGGAGGTGTACCGCCACTCTGCCCTCAGTTACATAGAGGACCTCAGCTGGCCTGGCCTGGGAGCCGTCAG GTATGAGCCGAGGATTGAGGAGCTGAACGACAGTAAGAGACAGTTGGAGGTGGAGAAGATCAACAGTGAGCTGCTGGTGAAACTAGGGGATCTGGATGCAGACCTCATCTTCTCCACCG GCCTGGAGTTCGGACCCGAGAAGGACTGCATATTTATTGGCATGGCAACGGAGGACCTAGACGTTGCAGAGCTAGTGGATACGATAGCCGCCCTGGGGAGGGACATAGAGGAAAACGGCAGG CTATTAGAGAACATGACAGAGGTGGTGAGGAAAGGCATCCAGGAGGCAGAGCTCCAgctccagaaagacaaccaggaCAAACTcatggaggag ggtgtgTTGAGACAGATTCCTCTGGTCGGCTCTGTGTTGAACTGGTTCTCTCCGTTCCAGAGCACTGTGAAGGGCAGAACCTTTAACCTGGCTGCAG GTTCCCTGGACTCCACAGAGCCCATCTACTCCATGAAGGCCCAGACAGGTGGGCTGGCGTCGCCAGAAACCCCTACCTCCTCTGCCAAGAGACTGCCAG GACAGAGGCTGTTCCGGCGCGAGGGTGCAGGAGGCTCTGACTCCCACAGTGAGACAAGCTCCGTGGGCCAGGCTGAGGATCTCTCCAGGGAGAGGTTCCCACAACCCACCACACCCAACCCACCTTCCCTTGTCCCAGACGAGGCGGTTTCCGTGGCCCCTGAGAGTCCAGAGACCCCCCAGGTGCTGGCTGAACCCGAGCCCACGCAGGATAACGGCGAGGTGGGTACACaggaaggggaagaggaggagagatggccTGAGGGCCAGGAGGCACCAGTGGAGGAGACGGGCAGATAG
- the LOC139573658 gene encoding pyridoxal-dependent decarboxylase domain-containing protein 1-like isoform X3 — translation MMVDPTLAEMGKNLNEAMKILEDGRKASDLDADRRQFSRSSIPGPLQGDGQDVASILQLVQNLMHEDEEEDNPSHRRMQNVGEQGHMALLGHSLAAYISVLDRERLRKLITRIASDTTLWLCRLFRYESGSAYYHEDDREGLLKVCRLVINTRYEDYSTEGYTVLNSRQPVIYQSATCRPGLGQHLCSQLGLPLSSLCTVPCNTMFGSQHQMDIALLDKLIREDVETGKLPLLLIANAGTPGAGHTDKLGRLKELCEQYGMWLHIEGVNLATLALGEVSSPVTAATRSDSMTLTLGPWLGLPAVPAVTLYRHEDPALSLAAGLTSSQPVEKLRALPLWLSLQYLGHDGIVEKIRHAVELSQQLLEKLKTLASIKTSDELDSEISFVDALTMVEDELNSPVVVFRFSQETSAESSGGSVEGYFAGEREVLDSLNRWLCERLAQLVPASGVDIVELEDEGTCVRFTPLMTAAALGTQRCDVDLLVERLTELVPVLNCTLRLRLDFREEVYRHSALSYIEDLSWPGLGAVRYEPRIEELNDSKRQLEVEKINSELLVKLGDLDADLIFSTGLEFGPEKDCIFIGMATEDLDVAELVDTIAALGRDIEENGRLLENMTEVVRKGIQEAELQLQKDNQDKLMEEGVLRQIPLVGSVLNWFSPFQSTVKGRTFNLAAGSLDSTEPIYSMKAQTGGLASPETPTSSAKRLPGQRLFRREGAGGSDSHSETSSVGQAEDLSRERFPQPTTPNPPSLVPDEAVSVAPESPETPQVLAEPEPTQDNGEVGTQEGEEEERWPEGQEAPVEETGR, via the exons ATGATGGTCGACCCCACACTCGCTGAGATGGGCAAGAACCTCAATGAGGCCATGAAGATCTTGGAGGATGGCCGAAA GGCATCAGATCTGGATGCAGATAGACGACAGTTCAGCAGGAGTAGTATCCCTGGACCCCTACAGGGAGA TGGGCAGGATGTGGCCAGTATACTCCAGCTGGTCCAGAATCTCATGCatgaagatgaggaggaagataACCCAAGCCATCG CAGGATGCAGAATGTCGGAGAGCAGGGTCACATGGCGTTGCTAGGACACAGCCTAGCAGCCTACATCTCAGTGCTGGACAGGGAGAGACTCAGGAAGCTGATCACACGCATCGCGTCTGACACAACACTCTGGCTCTGCAGACTCTTCAG GTATGAGAGTGGCTCAGCATACTACCATGAAGATGACAGAGAGGGCCTGCTGAAGGTGTGTCGCCTGGTCATCAACACCCGCTATGAGGACTACTCCACAGAGGGCTACACCGTGCTCAACTCCAGACAGCCTGTCATTTACCAGAGCGCCACCTGCAGGCCTGGCCTGGGACAGCACCTCTGCAGCCAA CTGGGTCTGCCTCTGTCCAGCCTGTGCACCGTCCCCTGTAACACCATGTTTGGATCCCAGCACCAAATG GATATAGCGTTGCTGGACAAGCTGATTAGAGAGGATGTGGAGACTGGGAAGCTTCCATTGCTGCTGATTGCCAATGCTG GCACCCCTGGGGCGGGACACACAGACAAGCTGGGCCGTCTAAAGGAGCTGTGTGAACAGTATGGCATGTGGCTCCACATAGAAGG GGTCAACTTGGCCACCCTGGCTCTGGGGGAGGTCTCGTCCCCCGTGACG GCGGCCACCAGGAGTGACAGTATGACCCTGACCCTGGGTCCGTGGCTGGGCCTGCCTGCTGTCCCAGCTGTCACCCTCTACAGACACGAGGACCCAGCCCTG TCTCTGGCAGCTGGGTTGACCTCCAGTCAGCCAGTAGAGAAGCTGCGTGCCCTGCCTCTCTGGCTCTCCCTGCAGTACCTGGGCCACGATGGGATAGTGGAGAAGATTAGACACGCTGTAGAGCTC AGCCAACAGCTTCTGGAGAAACTGAAGACTCTGGCTTCCATAAAGACTTCA GATGAGCTTGACTCTGAGATCTCTTTCGTCGATGCTTTGACTATG GTGGAGGATGAGCTCAACTCTCCAGTAGTAGTGTTTAGGTTCTCCCAGGAGACCAGTGCAG AATCCAGTGGTGGTTCTGTGGAGGGCTACtttgctggagagagagaagtgctAGATTCCCTCAACAGATGG CTGTGTGAGCGGTTGGCACAGCTGGTGCCCGCCAGCGGGGTAGACATAGTGGAGTTGGAGGACGAGGGCACCTGTGTCCGCTTCACCCCTCTTATGACCGccgcag CCCTGGGGACCCAGAGGTGTGACGTGGATCTGCTGGTGGAGCGGTTGACTGAGCTGGTTCCTGTGCTGAACTGTACGCTGCGTCTCAGACTGGACTTCAGAGAGGAGGTGTACCGCCACTCTGCCCTCAGTTACATAGAGGACCTCAGCTGGCCTGGCCTGGGAGCCGTCAG GTATGAGCCGAGGATTGAGGAGCTGAACGACAGTAAGAGACAGTTGGAGGTGGAGAAGATCAACAGTGAGCTGCTGGTGAAACTAGGGGATCTGGATGCAGACCTCATCTTCTCCACCG GCCTGGAGTTCGGACCCGAGAAGGACTGCATATTTATTGGCATGGCAACGGAGGACCTAGACGTTGCAGAGCTAGTGGATACGATAGCCGCCCTGGGGAGGGACATAGAGGAAAACGGCAGG CTATTAGAGAACATGACAGAGGTGGTGAGGAAAGGCATCCAGGAGGCAGAGCTCCAgctccagaaagacaaccaggaCAAACTcatggaggag ggtgtgTTGAGACAGATTCCTCTGGTCGGCTCTGTGTTGAACTGGTTCTCTCCGTTCCAGAGCACTGTGAAGGGCAGAACCTTTAACCTGGCTGCAG GTTCCCTGGACTCCACAGAGCCCATCTACTCCATGAAGGCCCAGACAGGTGGGCTGGCGTCGCCAGAAACCCCTACCTCCTCTGCCAAGAGACTGCCAG GACAGAGGCTGTTCCGGCGCGAGGGTGCAGGAGGCTCTGACTCCCACAGTGAGACAAGCTCCGTGGGCCAGGCTGAGGATCTCTCCAGGGAGAGGTTCCCACAACCCACCACACCCAACCCACCTTCCCTTGTCCCAGACGAGGCGGTTTCCGTGGCCCCTGAGAGTCCAGAGACCCCCCAGGTGCTGGCTGAACCCGAGCCCACGCAGGATAACGGCGAGGTGGGTACACaggaaggggaagaggaggagagatggccTGAGGGCCAGGAGGCACCAGTGGAGGAGACGGGCAGATAG
- the LOC139573658 gene encoding pyridoxal-dependent decarboxylase domain-containing protein 1-like isoform X4 gives MMVDPTLAEMGKNLNEAMKILEDGRKASDLDADRRQFSRSSIPGPLQGDGQDVASILQLVQNLMHEDEEEDNPSHRRMQNVGEQGHMALLGHSLAAYISVLDRERLRKLITRIASDTTLWLCRLFRYESGSAYYHEDDREGLLKVCRLVINTRYEDYSTEGYTVLNSRQPVIYQSATCRPGLGQHLCSQLGLPLSSLCTVPCNTMFGSQHQMDIALLDKLIREDVETGKLPLLLIANAGTPGAGHTDKLGRLKELCEQYGMWLHIEGVNLATLALGEVSSPVTAATRSDSMTLTLGPWLGLPAVPAVTLYRHEDPALSLAAGLTSSQPVEKLRALPLWLSLQYLGHDGIVEKIRHAVELSQQLLEKLKTLASIKTSVEDELNSPVVVFRFSQETSAESSGGSVEGYFAGEREVLDSLNRWLCERLAQLVPASGVDIVELEDEGTCVRFTPLMTAAALGTQRCDVDLLVERLTELVPVLNCTLRLRLDFREEVYRHSALSYIEDLSWPGLGAVRYEPRIEELNDSKRQLEVEKINSELLVKLGDLDADLIFSTGLEFGPEKDCIFIGMATEDLDVAELVDTIAALGRDIEENGRLLENMTEVVRKGIQEAELQLQKDNQDKLMEEGVLRQIPLVGSVLNWFSPFQSTVKGRTFNLAAGSLDSTEPIYSMKAQTGGLASPETPTSSAKRLPGQRLFRREGAGGSDSHSETSSVGQAEDLSRERFPQPTTPNPPSLVPDEAVSVAPESPETPQVLAEPEPTQDNGEVGTQEGEEEERWPEGQEAPVEETGR, from the exons ATGATGGTCGACCCCACACTCGCTGAGATGGGCAAGAACCTCAATGAGGCCATGAAGATCTTGGAGGATGGCCGAAA GGCATCAGATCTGGATGCAGATAGACGACAGTTCAGCAGGAGTAGTATCCCTGGACCCCTACAGGGAGA TGGGCAGGATGTGGCCAGTATACTCCAGCTGGTCCAGAATCTCATGCatgaagatgaggaggaagataACCCAAGCCATCG CAGGATGCAGAATGTCGGAGAGCAGGGTCACATGGCGTTGCTAGGACACAGCCTAGCAGCCTACATCTCAGTGCTGGACAGGGAGAGACTCAGGAAGCTGATCACACGCATCGCGTCTGACACAACACTCTGGCTCTGCAGACTCTTCAG GTATGAGAGTGGCTCAGCATACTACCATGAAGATGACAGAGAGGGCCTGCTGAAGGTGTGTCGCCTGGTCATCAACACCCGCTATGAGGACTACTCCACAGAGGGCTACACCGTGCTCAACTCCAGACAGCCTGTCATTTACCAGAGCGCCACCTGCAGGCCTGGCCTGGGACAGCACCTCTGCAGCCAA CTGGGTCTGCCTCTGTCCAGCCTGTGCACCGTCCCCTGTAACACCATGTTTGGATCCCAGCACCAAATG GATATAGCGTTGCTGGACAAGCTGATTAGAGAGGATGTGGAGACTGGGAAGCTTCCATTGCTGCTGATTGCCAATGCTG GCACCCCTGGGGCGGGACACACAGACAAGCTGGGCCGTCTAAAGGAGCTGTGTGAACAGTATGGCATGTGGCTCCACATAGAAGG GGTCAACTTGGCCACCCTGGCTCTGGGGGAGGTCTCGTCCCCCGTGACG GCGGCCACCAGGAGTGACAGTATGACCCTGACCCTGGGTCCGTGGCTGGGCCTGCCTGCTGTCCCAGCTGTCACCCTCTACAGACACGAGGACCCAGCCCTG TCTCTGGCAGCTGGGTTGACCTCCAGTCAGCCAGTAGAGAAGCTGCGTGCCCTGCCTCTCTGGCTCTCCCTGCAGTACCTGGGCCACGATGGGATAGTGGAGAAGATTAGACACGCTGTAGAGCTC AGCCAACAGCTTCTGGAGAAACTGAAGACTCTGGCTTCCATAAAGACTTCA GTGGAGGATGAGCTCAACTCTCCAGTAGTAGTGTTTAGGTTCTCCCAGGAGACCAGTGCAG AATCCAGTGGTGGTTCTGTGGAGGGCTACtttgctggagagagagaagtgctAGATTCCCTCAACAGATGG CTGTGTGAGCGGTTGGCACAGCTGGTGCCCGCCAGCGGGGTAGACATAGTGGAGTTGGAGGACGAGGGCACCTGTGTCCGCTTCACCCCTCTTATGACCGccgcag CCCTGGGGACCCAGAGGTGTGACGTGGATCTGCTGGTGGAGCGGTTGACTGAGCTGGTTCCTGTGCTGAACTGTACGCTGCGTCTCAGACTGGACTTCAGAGAGGAGGTGTACCGCCACTCTGCCCTCAGTTACATAGAGGACCTCAGCTGGCCTGGCCTGGGAGCCGTCAG GTATGAGCCGAGGATTGAGGAGCTGAACGACAGTAAGAGACAGTTGGAGGTGGAGAAGATCAACAGTGAGCTGCTGGTGAAACTAGGGGATCTGGATGCAGACCTCATCTTCTCCACCG GCCTGGAGTTCGGACCCGAGAAGGACTGCATATTTATTGGCATGGCAACGGAGGACCTAGACGTTGCAGAGCTAGTGGATACGATAGCCGCCCTGGGGAGGGACATAGAGGAAAACGGCAGG CTATTAGAGAACATGACAGAGGTGGTGAGGAAAGGCATCCAGGAGGCAGAGCTCCAgctccagaaagacaaccaggaCAAACTcatggaggag ggtgtgTTGAGACAGATTCCTCTGGTCGGCTCTGTGTTGAACTGGTTCTCTCCGTTCCAGAGCACTGTGAAGGGCAGAACCTTTAACCTGGCTGCAG GTTCCCTGGACTCCACAGAGCCCATCTACTCCATGAAGGCCCAGACAGGTGGGCTGGCGTCGCCAGAAACCCCTACCTCCTCTGCCAAGAGACTGCCAG GACAGAGGCTGTTCCGGCGCGAGGGTGCAGGAGGCTCTGACTCCCACAGTGAGACAAGCTCCGTGGGCCAGGCTGAGGATCTCTCCAGGGAGAGGTTCCCACAACCCACCACACCCAACCCACCTTCCCTTGTCCCAGACGAGGCGGTTTCCGTGGCCCCTGAGAGTCCAGAGACCCCCCAGGTGCTGGCTGAACCCGAGCCCACGCAGGATAACGGCGAGGTGGGTACACaggaaggggaagaggaggagagatggccTGAGGGCCAGGAGGCACCAGTGGAGGAGACGGGCAGATAG